From Rhizobium sp. NZLR1, a single genomic window includes:
- a CDS encoding DUF982 domain-containing protein: MATERWNSPVKVGFEDADARTVNGPFDALKCLADFWPNLRGLRYIKARSTCRAALDGRKSVEEARAEFLAAAEEAKLKLH; this comes from the coding sequence ATGGCAACTGAAAGATGGAACAGCCCGGTCAAGGTCGGTTTCGAAGATGCCGATGCGCGAACGGTCAACGGGCCGTTCGACGCGCTGAAATGCCTGGCGGATTTCTGGCCGAACTTGCGCGGTCTCCGTTACATCAAGGCGCGCAGCACCTGCCGGGCAGCACTCGACGGGCGCAAGAGCGTGGAAGAGGCGAGAGCTGAATTCCTGGCGGCGGCCGAAGAGGCGAAGCTGAAGCTGCATTAA
- a CDS encoding enoyl-CoA hydratase/isomerase family protein: MQDGEVIIEQQGTAGIIRLNRPRALNSLTLPMIRTITDALDGFAGDADVASVVMSGEGERGLCAGGDIRALHESARAGDGLAGAFWREEFRLNHQIAAYPKPYVALMDGITMGGGVGLSSHGRHRIVTERTRLAMPETGIGYVPDVGATWLLPRAPGEAGTWLGLTGLDIGAADAIHASLADLQIASSRLGAVIDALSVLPRAGSPSDVDAVLQALSEPAGESRLRQNASVIDRVFCFDSVEEILAALAGEEGDFAAETRRVLMTRSPTSLKLALALLRAGRRSASLAECLGRELGACLQMLDNPDFFEGIRAAVIDKDRNPKWSPASIEAVGAATVERFLKPAEPPLSL; encoded by the coding sequence ATGCAAGACGGCGAAGTCATCATTGAACAGCAGGGCACTGCCGGCATCATCCGGCTCAACCGGCCGCGGGCGCTAAATAGCCTGACGCTGCCGATGATCCGGACGATCACTGACGCTCTTGATGGTTTTGCCGGGGATGCCGACGTGGCGAGCGTCGTCATGAGCGGGGAGGGTGAACGCGGCCTCTGCGCCGGCGGTGATATCCGCGCCCTGCATGAAAGCGCCCGCGCCGGCGATGGTCTCGCGGGCGCCTTCTGGCGCGAGGAATTCCGCCTCAACCATCAGATCGCCGCCTACCCCAAACCCTATGTGGCGCTGATGGACGGCATCACCATGGGCGGCGGCGTCGGCCTATCGTCGCACGGCCGCCACCGCATCGTCACAGAGCGCACGCGGCTTGCCATGCCCGAAACCGGCATTGGCTATGTCCCGGATGTCGGCGCCACCTGGCTGCTGCCGCGCGCCCCCGGCGAAGCCGGAACATGGCTCGGCCTGACCGGGCTCGATATCGGTGCTGCCGACGCAATCCACGCCAGCCTTGCCGACCTTCAGATTGCGTCGTCGCGGCTCGGCGCGGTGATCGATGCGCTGTCTGTCCTGCCGCGCGCCGGCTCCCCCAGCGATGTCGATGCGGTGCTGCAGGCGCTTTCGGAGCCTGCAGGTGAAAGCCGGCTCAGGCAGAACGCATCGGTGATTGATCGCGTCTTCTGTTTCGACAGCGTCGAGGAGATCCTGGCAGCACTTGCCGGGGAGGAGGGCGACTTCGCCGCCGAGACCCGCCGGGTGCTGATGACCCGCTCGCCGACCAGCCTGAAACTCGCCTTGGCGCTGCTGAGAGCCGGCCGCCGCAGCGCTTCACTTGCCGAATGCCTCGGCCGTGAACTCGGCGCCTGCCTGCAGATGCTGGATAATCCCGATTTCTTCGAAGGCATCCGCGCCGCCGTCATCGACAAGGACCGCAATCCGAAATGGTCGCCGGCAAGTATCGAGGCTGTCGGGGCTGCAACGGTCGAGCGCTTCCTGAAACCGGCCGAGCCGCCGCTTTCGCTTTGA
- a CDS encoding EAL domain-containing protein produces MKNFLASLQLQKDNPTLLTAQFRALSSQIPILYILLVINALAVAITHLKSAPLWLSLYIPVALSIVCVFRLCWWEIRGKENVTAERAYRLMKITISGAGILTIAFGSWAIALYQYGDASQQGQIAYFLVVTGISCIFCLMHLPMAAALTTVITFSAMVATFMFSGNPVFVATAVSGLFLILPFLRVINSYFQNFVGLVQLTEELKQKRAEAEELNLVNSRNALHDQLTGLANRRSFFLSLEKRLQKDPSAPPVLGILDLDGFKPVNDVFGHAAGDLVLKETARRFTALVGEEGIVSRLGGDEFGIIFPCSMTRQAIADLGQALCAAVRDPYEIPDGSVRVFGSCGIVYPEIGKYTAEDLYEKADFALYQVKSKRSSGVEFFSAEHEKILTQRHLIELELQANDFASELKLEYQPIVELKSGRVVGYEALARWDSARFGRISPDAFIPAAERTAVIGRITRILFARALEALAIIPRHLRLSFNLSARDICDHETSMALLGMVTRSGIDPRRIEFEITETALLSDFDTADQVISMLRAAGISIALDDFGTGYSSLSHIHRLGFDKLKIDKAFVMNFDRDARCMNITRSVANLCQNLGIASVAEGVESEAIAEGLKAAGVRLAQGYHFSRPLPLELAIDYAARCEAAASARNSLSA; encoded by the coding sequence ATCGTCTGTGTCTTCCGTCTCTGCTGGTGGGAGATCAGGGGCAAGGAAAACGTCACAGCCGAGCGGGCTTACAGGCTGATGAAGATCACCATATCGGGCGCCGGTATCCTCACGATCGCTTTCGGCAGCTGGGCGATCGCGCTTTACCAATACGGCGATGCTTCCCAACAGGGCCAGATCGCCTACTTCCTCGTCGTCACCGGCATTTCCTGCATCTTCTGCCTGATGCATCTGCCGATGGCGGCAGCGCTCACCACGGTCATCACCTTCTCGGCCATGGTGGCGACCTTCATGTTCTCGGGCAATCCGGTTTTCGTGGCGACCGCCGTCAGCGGCCTCTTCCTGATCCTGCCCTTCCTCAGGGTGATCAACAGCTATTTCCAGAATTTCGTCGGCCTAGTGCAATTGACCGAGGAATTGAAGCAGAAGCGGGCGGAAGCCGAGGAGCTGAACCTCGTCAACAGCCGCAACGCCCTGCATGACCAGCTGACGGGCCTCGCCAACCGCCGCAGCTTCTTTCTCTCGCTGGAAAAGCGGCTGCAGAAGGATCCGTCCGCGCCGCCCGTCCTCGGCATTCTCGATCTCGACGGTTTCAAGCCGGTCAACGATGTTTTCGGCCATGCCGCCGGCGATCTCGTGCTCAAGGAGACCGCCCGCCGCTTCACCGCGCTGGTCGGCGAAGAGGGTATCGTCTCCCGTCTCGGCGGCGACGAGTTCGGCATCATCTTCCCCTGTTCGATGACACGCCAGGCGATCGCCGATCTCGGCCAGGCGCTCTGCGCCGCCGTTCGCGATCCCTACGAAATCCCTGATGGCTCAGTTCGCGTTTTCGGCTCCTGCGGTATCGTCTATCCCGAGATCGGCAAATACACCGCCGAGGATCTCTACGAGAAAGCCGATTTTGCCCTCTACCAGGTCAAGAGCAAGCGCAGCAGCGGCGTCGAATTCTTCTCGGCGGAGCACGAGAAGATCCTGACGCAGCGCCACCTGATCGAGCTCGAGCTGCAGGCGAATGATTTCGCCAGCGAATTGAAACTCGAATATCAGCCGATCGTCGAACTGAAGAGCGGCCGCGTCGTCGGCTACGAGGCGCTTGCCCGCTGGGACAGCGCCCGCTTCGGCCGCATCAGTCCCGACGCCTTCATTCCCGCTGCCGAGCGCACGGCGGTCATCGGCCGGATAACACGCATCCTTTTTGCCAGGGCGCTCGAAGCGCTGGCGATCATTCCACGCCATCTCCGGCTCTCCTTCAATCTCTCTGCGCGCGATATCTGCGACCATGAGACATCGATGGCGCTGCTTGGCATGGTCACCCGCTCCGGCATCGATCCCAGGCGCATCGAATTCGAGATCACCGAGACGGCGCTGCTTTCCGATTTCGACACCGCCGACCAGGTCATCTCAATGCTGCGGGCTGCCGGCATCTCGATCGCGCTCGATGATTTCGGCACCGGTTATTCCAGCCTCAGCCATATCCACCGTCTCGGCTTCGACAAGCTGAAGATCGACAAGGCCTTCGTGATGAATTTCGATCGCGACGCCCGTTGCATGAACATCACCCGCTCGGTCGCCAATCTCTGCCAGAATCTCGGCATTGCCTCCGTCGCCGAAGGCGTCGAAAGCGAGGCGATCGCCGAGGGCTTGAAGGCGGCGGGCGTTCGTCTGGCGCAGGGCTATCATTTCTCGCGGCCGCTGCCGCTGGAACTTGCAATCGACTATGCCGCCCGGTGCGAAGCCGCAGCCTCCGCCCGCAATTCGCTCTCTGCCTGA
- a CDS encoding ATP-dependent helicase encodes MYLEKLNPQQRMAVEHGTLIDGSHIAGPLLVIAGAGSGKTNTLAHRVAHLIVKGADPRRILLMTFSRRAAAEMMRRVERICRDVLGSNAGVMADALSWSGTFHGIGARLLRDYAQQIGLDADFTIHDREDSADLMNLIRHDLGFSKTESRFPTKGTCLAIYSRAVNSETALDQVLRDAFPWCAAWEKQLRELFACYVEAKQSQNVLDYDDLLLYWAQMVGESVIAEDIGSRFDHVLVDEYQDTNRLQASILLALKPGGQGLTVVGDDAQSIYSFRAATVRNILDFPAAFSPAANIVTLDRNYRSTQPILAAANAVIDLASERFTKNLWTERQSSERPRLVSVRDEADQARYVADMVLDNREEGLTLKQQAVLFRASHHSGPLEVELTRRNIPFVKFGGLKFLDSAHVKDMLAALRFAQNPRDRVAGFRLMQILPGVGPSTAQKALDLMAEDASPISALAAMPAPPRSGEDWTSFVSTLQELKSGKAGWPAEIGLARQWYAPHLERLHEDAATRQADLLQLEQIAGGYASRERFLTELTLDPPDATSDQAGVPLLDEDYLILSTIHSAKGQEWTKVFMLNVVDGCIPSDLAVGATAEIEEERRLLYVAMTRARDGLDLVVPQRFFTYGQNSQGDRHVYASRSRFIPATLLQFFEACSWPQAKSGAAAQAQARQVRIDVGARMRGMWR; translated from the coding sequence ATGTATCTCGAAAAGCTCAATCCCCAGCAGCGCATGGCCGTCGAGCACGGCACGCTCATCGACGGCAGTCATATTGCCGGGCCGCTGCTGGTCATTGCCGGCGCCGGCTCCGGCAAGACGAATACGCTGGCGCATCGGGTCGCCCATCTCATCGTCAAGGGCGCCGATCCGCGCCGCATCCTGCTGATGACTTTCTCCCGCCGGGCCGCCGCCGAGATGATGCGGCGTGTCGAGCGCATCTGCCGCGACGTGCTGGGCTCGAATGCCGGGGTCATGGCCGATGCGCTGTCCTGGTCCGGCACCTTCCACGGCATCGGCGCGCGGCTGTTGCGCGATTATGCCCAACAGATCGGCCTCGATGCCGACTTCACCATCCATGACCGCGAAGACAGCGCCGATCTGATGAACCTGATCCGGCACGATCTCGGTTTCTCAAAAACCGAAAGCCGGTTTCCGACCAAGGGCACCTGCCTTGCCATCTATTCCCGGGCGGTGAATTCGGAAACCGCGCTCGATCAGGTGCTGCGCGACGCCTTTCCCTGGTGCGCGGCCTGGGAGAAACAGCTCCGTGAGCTTTTCGCCTGTTATGTCGAGGCGAAGCAGAGCCAGAACGTGCTCGACTACGACGATCTGCTGCTCTACTGGGCGCAAATGGTCGGCGAGAGCGTGATCGCCGAGGATATCGGCAGCCGCTTCGACCATGTGCTCGTCGACGAATATCAGGACACCAACCGGCTGCAGGCGTCGATCCTGCTGGCGCTGAAGCCCGGCGGCCAGGGGCTGACCGTCGTCGGCGACGATGCCCAGTCGATCTATTCCTTCCGCGCCGCGACGGTGCGCAACATCCTCGATTTTCCCGCCGCCTTCAGCCCGGCCGCCAATATCGTCACCCTCGACCGCAATTACCGCTCGACGCAGCCGATTCTGGCGGCGGCCAACGCCGTCATCGATCTCGCCTCGGAGCGCTTCACCAAGAACCTGTGGACCGAGCGGCAATCATCCGAGCGGCCGCGTCTGGTTTCGGTGCGCGACGAGGCCGACCAGGCGCGTTATGTCGCCGACATGGTGCTCGACAACCGCGAGGAAGGCCTGACGCTGAAACAGCAGGCCGTGCTGTTCCGCGCCTCGCATCACAGCGGGCCGCTGGAGGTCGAGTTGACCCGGCGCAACATTCCCTTCGTCAAGTTCGGCGGGCTGAAGTTTCTCGACAGCGCCCATGTCAAGGACATGCTGGCCGCCCTTCGTTTCGCGCAGAACCCGCGCGACCGGGTGGCGGGCTTTCGGCTGATGCAGATCCTGCCGGGCGTCGGGCCGTCGACGGCGCAGAAGGCGCTCGACCTGATGGCCGAGGATGCGAGCCCGATATCGGCGCTTGCCGCCATGCCGGCGCCGCCGCGCTCCGGCGAGGACTGGACGTCCTTCGTGTCGACGCTGCAGGAGCTGAAATCCGGCAAGGCCGGGTGGCCGGCGGAAATCGGCCTGGCGCGGCAATGGTACGCGCCGCATCTGGAACGGCTGCACGAGGACGCAGCGACCCGGCAGGCCGATCTGCTGCAACTCGAGCAGATCGCCGGCGGTTATGCCTCGCGCGAGCGTTTTCTCACCGAGCTCACTCTCGATCCGCCGGATGCGACCAGCGACCAGGCAGGCGTGCCGCTGCTCGACGAGGACTATCTCATCCTGTCGACCATCCATTCCGCCAAAGGCCAGGAATGGACGAAAGTCTTCATGCTGAATGTCGTCGACGGCTGCATTCCGAGCGATCTCGCCGTCGGCGCCACTGCGGAAATCGAGGAGGAGCGCCGGCTGCTCTATGTGGCAATGACCCGCGCCCGGGATGGTCTCGACCTCGTCGTGCCGCAACGCTTCTTTACCTATGGGCAGAATTCGCAGGGCGACCGGCACGTCTACGCCTCCCGCAGCCGCTTCATTCCGGCAACTCTGCTGCAGTTCTTCGAGGCCTGCAGCTGGCCGCAGGCAAAGTCCGGAGCTGCCGCGCAAGCGCAGGCGCGGCAGGTTCGCATCGATGTCGGCGCCCGCATGCGCGGCATGTGGCGATAA
- a CDS encoding BON domain-containing protein, which produces MPGFPAFTAHEEPGRQGHSDAATRASVESALHAAGDIEAGEIIVGISGSYVVLEGFVHRRGDVERAVEIAESIVGRGYVRSRLLRR; this is translated from the coding sequence GTGCCTGGCTTTCCAGCATTCACGGCCCATGAGGAGCCCGGCCGGCAGGGCCACAGCGATGCGGCGACCCGCGCCTCGGTAGAGAGCGCCCTTCATGCGGCCGGCGATATCGAAGCCGGTGAAATCATCGTCGGCATATCCGGCTCCTATGTCGTTCTGGAAGGTTTCGTGCACCGGCGGGGCGATGTCGAGCGGGCAGTCGAGATCGCCGAGAGCATTGTCGGCCGGGGCTACGTCCGCAGCCGGCTGCTCCGACGCTGA
- a CDS encoding DUF2971 domain-containing protein, giving the protein MTDAGQSEIEAEGLEQQPAELPPFVNVFNGLAEIQIKKIYENVVIPTSLFHYTSAQGLIGILGEHKLWFSDSTFMNDGSEVVYGVEVAAYAIREFVEDKTEAEKNAGSYLIDQIADAMRHYQPIIFCMSARNNLLNQWRDYGKDVVPYCIEFNAAELENWQSRNFPHFLTKVVYDGHFQKELTISLVKDIYDRAIAVKGEREEFDDEEAKRLAIGAAMEIAKLITRFKNAAFEAEEEYRAVCYRPDIEGTVSRKYRASSLGVVPYYEWVGKGGPLPLPVLSVTVGPSPYATVSDLALKQFLADQGYDVPTYYSKIPIRR; this is encoded by the coding sequence ATGACGGACGCTGGACAAAGTGAGATCGAGGCCGAAGGATTAGAGCAGCAGCCGGCGGAGCTGCCGCCGTTCGTCAACGTGTTTAATGGATTGGCCGAGATCCAGATTAAGAAAATCTACGAGAATGTCGTCATCCCGACATCTCTATTTCACTACACGAGCGCTCAAGGGCTCATTGGCATTTTGGGCGAACATAAGCTTTGGTTTTCCGACTCCACGTTCATGAATGACGGATCAGAGGTCGTGTATGGCGTTGAAGTTGCCGCATACGCTATCCGTGAATTCGTCGAAGACAAAACGGAGGCGGAAAAGAATGCAGGCTCTTACCTGATCGATCAAATCGCCGACGCGATGCGACACTATCAGCCCATCATCTTTTGCATGAGTGCGCGCAACAACCTTCTCAACCAGTGGCGCGATTATGGGAAGGATGTCGTTCCATACTGCATAGAGTTCAACGCGGCTGAACTCGAAAACTGGCAGTCTCGAAACTTCCCGCACTTTCTGACGAAGGTTGTCTACGACGGACACTTTCAAAAGGAACTGACGATCAGCTTGGTTAAAGACATCTACGACAGAGCCATCGCCGTAAAGGGCGAACGTGAAGAGTTCGATGATGAGGAAGCGAAGCGTTTGGCAATTGGCGCGGCGATGGAGATTGCAAAACTCATAACGCGGTTCAAAAACGCGGCTTTTGAGGCAGAGGAGGAGTATCGCGCAGTTTGCTATCGCCCTGACATTGAGGGAACCGTGTCGCGAAAGTATCGAGCCAGTTCTCTGGGCGTCGTGCCCTACTACGAGTGGGTTGGCAAGGGCGGGCCACTGCCGCTGCCGGTCTTGAGTGTAACCGTCGGTCCGTCGCCATATGCGACCGTCTCCGATCTTGCATTAAAGCAGTTTCTTGCTGACCAAGGATATGATGTCCCAACTTACTATTCGAAAATTCCGATCCGACGTTAG